Proteins encoded by one window of Channa argus isolate prfri chromosome 13, Channa argus male v1.0, whole genome shotgun sequence:
- the lad1 gene encoding ladinin-1 yields MSLSRKNWSALSSLARQWTMEDEEEVEREKRRRVKSSSGSNDPDADLSQTPRDTPTSDTGGETFQGLSSVEQIQLDFVEMLRARDEKRRMRHVETLRRQKEEGEDETESNRGEGRVELLGDLDEEQGNGSASEKATSKPQPPLKTASHNHSSSNSSTNITNRQHENRESSTKDPDPTPPANPARKFVSSVSISFDKSPSASGRTTPMSPCSPTSPVSPRQHCSSPFQSPSPRKAKSPIQNGHTQEASENGTSSGGNFEQTTKPAFVRQSSRTLSFRMMKKKEEDTSPLQRSASVRMATKKFESTTNQNEDEDNQSVFTRNSRQRISSRSIKEKMEKLAQAAQKSEIIRSPDVTQRTLFLMEEVSRKRGLFEKEQQPVTPTSPGISRQEFRSFASGMSDRINRWLNKPNQSGSLHNPTDLRHVDISSKRSLFESRGEDSPGKINK; encoded by the exons atgtCCCTCAGTCGGAAAAACTGGTCGGCTTTGTCCAG CCTTGCGCGCCAGTGGAcgatggaggatgaggaggaggtggagcgggagaagaggaggagggtgaagaGCTCAAGCGGCAGCAACGACCCTGATGCTGATCTCAGCCAAACACCCAGAGACACACCCACCAGTGATACTGGTGGTGAGACATTTCAGGGCCTCAGCAG TGTGGAGCAGATCCAGTTGGACTTTGTGGAGATGCTGCGTGCCCGTGATGAAAAGCGAAGGATGAGGCACGTGGAAACGTTGAGGAGGCAgaaggaggaaggggaggatgAGACAGAATCTAACAGAGGAGAAGGCAGGGTGGAGCTGCTGGGGGACCTCGATGAAGAGCAAGGCAATGGGTCGGCCTCTGAGAAGGCCACATCCAAACCACAGCCGCCCTTAAAAACAGCCTCCCACAATcatagcagcagcaacagcagcactaACATCACAAACAGACAA catGAGAACAGAGAGTCATCGACTAAAGACCCTGATCCCACGCCACCGGCCAACCCAGCTCGCAAGTTTGTCAG TTCTGTCTCCATCTCATTTGACAAGAGTCCGTCTGCCAGTGGGCGCACAACTCCCATGAGCCCTTGCTCTCCAACATCCCCCGTGTCCCCTCGACAGCATTGTTCCTCGCCATTCCAAAGTCCCTCTCCTCGCAAGGCAAAAAGCCCGATTCAGAACGGACACACACAGGAG GCCAGTGAGAATGGCACTTCTTCTGGTGGCAACTTTGAACAGACGACCAAACCAGCCTTTGTCAGACAGAGCTCTAGGACTTTATCTTTCAGG AtgatgaagaagaaagaagaggataCTTCGCCACTGCAGAGGAG TGCGAGTGTGAGAATGGCCACCAAGAAGTTTGAATCTACTACA AACCaaaatgaagatgaagacaATCAGTCAGTTTTCACGAGAAA CTCTAGGCAGAGGATTTCATCCAGATCCATCAAGGAGAAGATGGAAAaacttgctcaggcagcacag AAGTCAGAAATAATTCGATCACCAGATGTGACCCAGAGGACATTGTTCCTGATGGAGGAGGTATCCAGAAAGAGAGGCCTGTTTGAAAAGGAGCAGCAGCCAGTGACCCCCACCAGCCCAGGAATTTCCAGACAG GAATTTAGGAGCTTTGCATCGGGAATGTCAGACCGGATCAACCGCTGGCTCAACAAGCCTAACCAATCTGGGTCTTTGCACAATCCTACT GACTTGAGACATGTGGACATCAGCAGTAAGAGAAGCCTATTTGAAAGCAGAGGGGAGGACAGCcctggaaaaataaacaagtaG